One Longimicrobiaceae bacterium genomic region harbors:
- a CDS encoding bifunctional nuclease family protein, whose translation MIQVRVQSLGLDQTSKTPVVILQEVEGSRVLPIWIGPAEASAIAMELAGMKFSRPLTHDLFPALIRGLGGTLTRVLITRVQENTYYAEMVIRRGDEVFTVDARPSDSIAIALRLQAELYTSDDLLSGTAVQFAEAEEGEEGLLGNTPAEEGAQPESSKLTPEQLKEHLKKMNPEDLGRFNP comes from the coding sequence ATGATCCAGGTACGAGTGCAGAGTCTGGGGCTCGACCAGACGTCCAAGACCCCCGTGGTGATCCTCCAGGAAGTGGAGGGGTCGCGCGTCCTCCCCATCTGGATCGGCCCGGCGGAGGCGAGCGCGATCGCCATGGAGCTGGCCGGGATGAAGTTCTCCCGCCCGCTCACGCACGACCTCTTCCCGGCGCTGATCCGCGGGCTGGGGGGGACGCTGACGCGGGTGCTCATCACCCGCGTGCAGGAGAACACCTACTACGCCGAGATGGTGATCCGGCGCGGGGACGAGGTGTTCACCGTGGACGCGCGCCCGTCCGACTCCATCGCCATCGCGCTGCGGCTGCAGGCGGAGCTGTACACCAGCGACGACCTCCTTTCCGGGACCGCGGTCCAGTTCGCAGAGGCGGAAGAGGGCGAGGAAGGTCTGCTCGGCAACACCCCCGCCGAAGAGGGCGCGCAGCCCGAGAGCTCCAAGCTGACCCCCGAGCAGCTCAAGGAGCACCTCAAGAAGATGAACCCCGAGGACCTGGGGCGTTTCAACCCGTGA
- a CDS encoding PTS system mannose/fructose/sorbose family transporter subunit IID gives MTALTRGVRRALLLRSFAVQGSWNYQTLIGTGFAFVLLPVLRRVYRDDEDALYAAVARHAELFNSHPYLATVAAGAVARLEEEGAPPETVRRFKAALRGSLGSIGDRLVWQAWRPACALLAIALLLLGAPWWAAVAAFLLVYNALHLWLRAWGLRVGLRDGLAVGRALRDAPFQRLSERASDAGAFLAGMAGVLAVGDASRSPAEYALVAAALAAGLWLGLRVRWAVWAVLVVVWAVDTIVVATS, from the coding sequence GTGACGGCGCTCACGCGCGGCGTCCGGCGCGCCCTGCTCCTGCGGAGCTTCGCCGTGCAGGGGTCGTGGAACTACCAGACGCTGATCGGCACGGGTTTCGCGTTCGTGCTGCTCCCGGTCCTCCGCAGGGTGTACCGGGACGACGAGGACGCGCTCTACGCCGCGGTCGCCCGGCACGCGGAGCTGTTCAACAGCCACCCGTACCTGGCCACGGTGGCCGCGGGCGCGGTGGCCCGGCTGGAGGAGGAGGGCGCCCCCCCGGAGACGGTGCGGCGCTTCAAGGCGGCGCTGCGAGGCTCGCTCGGTTCCATCGGGGACCGCCTGGTGTGGCAGGCCTGGCGCCCGGCGTGCGCGCTCCTCGCCATCGCCCTCCTCCTGCTGGGGGCTCCCTGGTGGGCGGCGGTGGCCGCCTTCCTCCTCGTCTACAACGCGCTGCACCTGTGGCTCCGCGCCTGGGGGCTGCGCGTGGGCCTGCGCGACGGCCTCGCGGTGGGGAGGGCGCTCCGGGACGCCCCCTTCCAGCGCCTCAGCGAGCGGGCATCCGACGCGGGCGCCTTCCTGGCCGGGATGGCCGGGGTGCTCGCCGTGGGGGACGCCTCCCGCAGCCCGGCGGAGTACGCGCTCGTCGCGGCGGCGCTCGCCGCCGGCCTCTGGCTCGGGCTCCGCGTCCGGTGGGCGGTGTGGGCGGTCCTGGTGGTGGTCTGGGCCGTCGACACGATCGTAGTCGCCACCTCATGA
- the ptsP gene encoding phosphoenolpyruvate--protein phosphotransferase, translated as MSLARDGIPASPGIVIARARVLRWESPRVPHGGVVPQDRVEFEVERFLAACEWARGRIRELQARTERKMGRVEAQIFEPQVLMLEDADLIQGTIAYIRENHLTAERAFEWRVLEWESQWSHTAHPMVLDKLNDLADVQNRVLRRLMGLEDPELRERTGDEKVILVAHDLTPSLTVQLDPRHVVGIATDSGTRASHNSILARSLDIPAVVSLGDLSERVREGDELILDGRAGRVIVAPTEEEKHAYRERDFQIREWEQELLLLAHLESATRDGYRVELRANIDLPGEAASARAHGAEGIGLFRTEFLVVGRGAAPGEEEQYQAYRQVLGVFPEAPVVIRTYDLGGDKFPAFLHMAPEENPFLGWRAIRVCLDEPEMFRAQLRALLRAAATADVRIMLPLVNEIAEIVATRRLLDGCMEELRAEGYAVPERYSLGAMVETPAAAVSAPELARHVDFFSIGTNDLVQYTLAVDRGNSRLARLYNPFHPAVGRLIRGVADAGRAAGIEVGVCGEFAAHPLGAFFLIGLGVHSLSVGPSALAEIKKVIRSVSREEAQAAAREALAAGTPGEVLDVLTRHAEDWIDLTRFMASWNLSAAG; from the coding sequence GTGAGCCTGGCCCGCGACGGGATCCCCGCCTCGCCGGGCATCGTCATCGCCCGTGCCCGCGTCCTCCGCTGGGAGTCGCCGCGGGTGCCGCACGGGGGCGTCGTTCCCCAGGACCGGGTGGAGTTCGAGGTGGAGCGCTTCCTCGCCGCGTGCGAGTGGGCCAGGGGGCGGATCCGCGAGCTGCAGGCCCGCACCGAGCGGAAGATGGGGCGGGTGGAGGCGCAGATCTTCGAGCCGCAGGTGCTGATGCTCGAGGACGCCGACCTGATCCAGGGGACGATCGCCTACATCCGCGAGAACCACCTCACCGCGGAGCGCGCCTTCGAGTGGCGGGTGCTGGAGTGGGAGTCGCAGTGGTCGCACACCGCGCACCCCATGGTGCTCGACAAGCTGAACGACCTGGCCGACGTCCAGAACCGCGTGCTGCGGCGCCTGATGGGGCTGGAGGACCCGGAGCTGCGGGAGCGCACCGGCGACGAGAAGGTGATCCTGGTGGCCCACGATCTCACCCCCAGCCTCACGGTGCAGCTGGACCCCCGCCACGTGGTGGGGATCGCCACCGACTCCGGGACCCGCGCCTCCCACAACTCCATCCTGGCGCGCTCGCTCGACATCCCCGCCGTGGTGAGCCTCGGCGACCTGTCGGAGCGCGTGCGCGAGGGCGACGAGCTGATCCTGGACGGGCGGGCCGGGCGGGTGATCGTCGCCCCCACGGAGGAGGAGAAGCACGCCTACCGCGAGCGGGACTTCCAGATCCGGGAGTGGGAGCAGGAGCTGCTCCTCCTGGCGCACCTAGAGTCCGCCACGCGCGACGGGTACCGTGTCGAGCTCCGCGCCAACATCGACCTCCCCGGCGAGGCCGCCAGCGCGCGCGCCCACGGCGCGGAGGGGATCGGCCTCTTCCGCACCGAGTTCCTGGTGGTGGGGCGGGGCGCCGCCCCGGGCGAGGAGGAGCAGTACCAGGCGTACCGGCAGGTGCTGGGCGTCTTTCCGGAAGCGCCGGTGGTGATCCGCACCTACGACCTGGGGGGCGACAAGTTCCCGGCCTTCCTGCACATGGCCCCGGAGGAGAACCCGTTCCTGGGATGGCGGGCGATCCGGGTCTGCCTGGACGAGCCGGAGATGTTCCGGGCGCAGCTGCGGGCGCTGCTGCGCGCGGCGGCCACCGCCGACGTGCGCATCATGCTCCCTCTGGTCAACGAGATCGCCGAGATCGTCGCCACGCGCCGGCTCCTGGACGGGTGCATGGAGGAGCTGCGCGCGGAGGGGTACGCCGTCCCGGAGCGGTACTCGCTCGGCGCCATGGTGGAGACCCCGGCGGCGGCCGTGTCCGCGCCGGAGCTGGCGCGCCACGTGGACTTCTTCTCCATCGGGACCAACGACCTGGTGCAGTACACCCTGGCGGTGGACCGCGGCAACTCGCGCCTCGCCAGGCTCTACAACCCGTTCCACCCGGCGGTGGGGCGCCTCATCCGCGGCGTCGCGGACGCGGGGCGGGCCGCCGGGATCGAGGTGGGGGTGTGCGGGGAGTTCGCTGCGCACCCGCTCGGCGCCTTCTTCCTGATCGGGCTGGGGGTCCACTCCCTCAGCGTGGGCCCCTCCGCCCTGGCCGAGATCAAGAAGGTGATCCGCTCCGTGTCGCGCGAGGAGGCGCAGGCCGCGGCCCGGGAGGCGCTCGCCGCGGGCACCCCGGGCGAAGTCCTGGACGTCCTCACCCGCCATGCCGAGGACTGGATCGACCTGACCCGCTTCATGGCCTCCTGGAACTTGTCGGCCGCCGGGTAG
- a CDS encoding HPr family phosphocarrier protein produces MEHSTQVTILNKYGLHARPAAEFVKLANRFSSEIWVARDQVEVNGKSIMGVMMLAAERGSSVAIRASGDDAVEAVEALERLVAERFGEE; encoded by the coding sequence ATGGAACACAGCACGCAGGTCACGATCCTCAACAAGTACGGCCTCCACGCCCGTCCGGCGGCGGAGTTCGTGAAGCTCGCCAACCGCTTCTCCTCCGAGATCTGGGTCGCCAGGGACCAGGTGGAGGTCAACGGCAAGAGCATCATGGGAGTGATGATGCTCGCCGCCGAGCGCGGGTCCAGCGTCGCCATCCGCGCCAGCGGCGACGACGCGGTGGAGGCCGTGGAGGCGCTGGAGCGGCTCGTGGCCGAGCGCTTCGGGGAGGAGTGA
- the metK gene encoding methionine adenosyltransferase, with amino-acid sequence MAQRQLFTSESVTEGHPDKIADQISDAVLDAILANDPAGRVACETLVTTGVAVVAGEITTQTYVDIPAIVRGTLKSIGYTDAQYGIDGHTCAVMTTIDQQSPDIAMGVDTGGAGDQGMMFGYASDENEALMPTPILLAHRLAERLAHVRKSGKLDWLRPDGKTQVSVEYEDDRPVRVDTVVVSTQHDPEATNDQIRSEIVEHVVRPVLEPTGFFDPEGTTFHINPTGRFVVGGPHGDAGLTGRKIIVDTYGGMGRHGGGAFSGKDPTKVDRSAAYAARWAAKHVVAAGLARRCEIQLAYAIGVREPVSVRVETFGTAAVAEQAIERALRQVFDFTPQGIIDALQLRTPIYRPTAAYGHFGRPATEGGNGRPVLLFPWERTDRVEELRAAARA; translated from the coding sequence GTGGCGCAGCGGCAGCTCTTCACCTCCGAGTCGGTCACCGAAGGCCACCCCGACAAGATCGCCGACCAGATCTCCGACGCCGTCCTCGACGCCATCCTGGCGAACGATCCGGCCGGCCGGGTGGCCTGCGAGACGCTGGTGACCACCGGCGTCGCGGTCGTCGCGGGGGAGATCACGACCCAGACGTACGTGGACATCCCCGCCATCGTGCGCGGGACGCTCAAGTCCATCGGGTACACGGACGCGCAGTACGGGATCGACGGGCACACCTGCGCGGTGATGACCACCATCGACCAGCAGTCGCCGGACATCGCCATGGGCGTGGACACCGGCGGCGCGGGCGACCAGGGGATGATGTTCGGCTACGCCAGCGACGAGAACGAGGCGCTGATGCCGACGCCCATCCTGCTGGCGCACCGCCTGGCCGAGCGGCTGGCCCACGTCCGCAAGAGCGGCAAGCTCGACTGGCTCCGCCCGGACGGGAAGACCCAGGTGTCGGTGGAGTACGAGGACGACCGCCCGGTGCGGGTGGACACGGTGGTGGTCTCCACCCAGCACGACCCCGAGGCCACCAACGACCAGATCCGCTCCGAGATCGTGGAGCACGTGGTCCGGCCGGTGCTGGAGCCCACGGGCTTCTTCGACCCGGAGGGGACCACCTTCCACATCAACCCCACCGGGCGCTTCGTCGTCGGGGGGCCGCACGGCGACGCCGGGCTCACGGGGCGGAAGATCATCGTGGACACCTACGGCGGCATGGGCCGGCACGGCGGAGGCGCCTTCAGCGGCAAGGACCCCACCAAGGTGGACCGCTCCGCCGCGTACGCCGCCCGCTGGGCCGCCAAGCACGTGGTGGCCGCGGGGCTCGCCCGCCGCTGCGAGATCCAGCTCGCCTACGCCATCGGCGTGCGCGAGCCGGTCTCCGTGCGCGTGGAGACCTTCGGGACGGCCGCGGTGGCGGAGCAGGCCATCGAGCGGGCGCTCCGCCAGGTGTTCGACTTCACCCCGCAAGGGATCATCGACGCGCTGCAGCTCCGCACCCCCATCTACCGTCCGACCGCGGCGTACGGCCACTTCGGGCGCCCTGCAACCGAGGGGGGGAACGGGCGCCCCGTGCTCCTCTTCCCCTGGGAGCGGACCGACCGGGTGGAGGAGCTGCGGGCGGCTGCCCGCGCGTAG